From one Insulibacter thermoxylanivorax genomic stretch:
- a CDS encoding Bax inhibitor-1/YccA family protein — protein sequence MNVEQTQTTYLGTAEQETRSDSFQRLMRTFSLSVLLCFIGTLVGMAVPIQWFMPLAVVQLIMMIAAFIIQWRGKAIGYPFVFSFIFLTGVVLYPAVAYYTFVGGGAIVTQALLLTVVVFGALTLYAYYSKRDFSFLRGILLVGLIVLIGAGLISLFTGGMGGTTNLVITILGVLVFSGFVLYDVSQYKHGVPEHLMPLAVLSMFLSFINLFLYILRLLVIIASE from the coding sequence ATGAATGTTGAACAGACGCAAACAACCTATCTAGGAACGGCTGAACAGGAGACGCGCTCGGATTCCTTTCAACGTCTGATGCGCACGTTCTCGCTCTCCGTGTTGCTCTGCTTCATCGGTACACTCGTGGGCATGGCGGTGCCGATCCAGTGGTTCATGCCGCTCGCGGTTGTGCAGCTCATCATGATGATCGCAGCGTTCATCATCCAATGGCGGGGCAAGGCGATCGGTTATCCCTTCGTCTTCAGCTTCATCTTCCTGACCGGCGTTGTGTTGTATCCGGCGGTTGCCTATTACACCTTTGTCGGCGGCGGGGCGATTGTCACTCAAGCTTTACTGCTGACGGTGGTCGTATTTGGAGCGCTGACTTTATATGCCTACTATTCGAAGCGCGATTTCAGCTTCCTGAGAGGCATCCTGCTCGTCGGTCTGATCGTGCTGATCGGCGCAGGATTGATCTCGCTGTTCACCGGCGGCATGGGCGGTACGACAAACTTGGTGATCACGATCCTCGGGGTGCTGGTCTTCTCTGGATTCGTCCTTTACGATGTATCCCAGTATAAGCACGGCGTTCCGGAGCATCTGATGCCGCTTGCGGTGCTCAGCATGTTCCTGTCGTTCATCAACCTGTTCCTGTATATCTTGCGTTTGCTGGTCATCATCGCCAGCGAATAA